From Skermanella sp. TT6, a single genomic window includes:
- a CDS encoding AAA family ATPase, which produces MLSNAAAQSVRNAYQLAAQYGHAAPGQEHLLLSLTGDVDAVAALMACEADPRAIHREIDRLLPRLPQRPHGDDAVERTIQRAERFKPDAPCDGACLLLALLVDRGAGAASILRRHGVSRDRIVDHMVQRDMEARRRKAPQRALDASDPPAAPAADGALATYCVDLNAKAAEGRIDPVIGRDAAIERTVQILCRRTKNNPILVGEPGVGKTAIAEGLALRIVEGEAPDALRGTRIFALDLGALVAGTRYRGDFEERVKAVVTELGRTPGAVLFIDEIHTIIGAGGSGGAMDAANLLKPALAEGTLRCVGATTYREYRQHIERDQALARRFGKIDVAEPSVEDAVAILEGVADRYADHHQVIYSGDAIRAAVELSARYITDRHLPDKAIDVLDEAGAMARLDAGRAWPRRIEAPDIEAVVARIANMPVRRAGRDERAALRGLEADLKAAVFGQDAAIQAVASAVKVARSGLRDPEKPMGSYLFAGPTGVGKTEIARRLAETLGVPLLRFDMSEYMERHTVSRLIGAPPGYVGFDQEGLLTSAVSKAPHAVLLLDEIEKAHPDLFALLLQVMDAGRLTDSSGRTVDFRHVVLIMTTNAGAAEMVRPAMGFGMQAVSGPDADAAVAAVNRLFSPEFRNRLDATVQFRPLEPATVRLIARSHLDRLAEQLADRNIALDASPEALDWLAARGFDAALGARPLARLVERAVKLPLAEHLLFGDLDGGGRIRLAVVDGKLDLSVDRTHVRSSKYEPA; this is translated from the coding sequence ATGCTCAGCAACGCCGCCGCACAGTCCGTCAGGAACGCGTATCAACTCGCCGCCCAGTACGGCCATGCGGCACCGGGACAGGAGCACCTGCTGCTGTCCCTGACCGGCGACGTCGATGCCGTCGCCGCCCTGATGGCGTGCGAGGCCGATCCCCGGGCCATCCACCGCGAGATCGACCGGCTGCTGCCGCGTCTTCCCCAGCGGCCCCACGGCGACGACGCGGTGGAACGGACGATCCAGCGGGCCGAGCGTTTCAAGCCCGATGCCCCATGCGACGGCGCCTGCCTGCTGCTGGCGCTGCTGGTGGACCGGGGTGCCGGTGCCGCCTCCATCCTCCGCCGCCACGGCGTCTCGCGCGACCGGATCGTCGACCACATGGTCCAGCGCGACATGGAGGCCCGCCGCCGCAAGGCCCCGCAGCGGGCGCTGGACGCGTCCGATCCCCCGGCGGCCCCCGCCGCCGACGGCGCGCTCGCGACATACTGCGTCGATCTCAACGCCAAGGCGGCCGAGGGCCGCATCGACCCCGTGATCGGCCGCGACGCGGCGATCGAGCGGACCGTCCAGATCCTGTGCCGGCGCACCAAGAACAATCCGATCCTGGTCGGCGAGCCGGGCGTCGGCAAGACCGCCATCGCGGAGGGGCTGGCGCTCCGGATCGTCGAGGGGGAGGCCCCCGACGCGCTGAGGGGCACCCGCATCTTCGCGCTGGACCTGGGCGCCCTGGTGGCCGGCACCCGATACCGCGGCGACTTCGAGGAGCGGGTCAAGGCGGTCGTCACCGAGCTGGGCAGGACCCCCGGCGCCGTGCTGTTCATCGACGAGATCCACACCATCATCGGCGCCGGCGGGTCGGGCGGCGCCATGGACGCCGCCAACCTGCTGAAGCCGGCGCTCGCCGAGGGGACGCTGCGCTGCGTCGGCGCCACCACCTACCGCGAATACCGCCAGCACATCGAGCGCGACCAGGCGCTCGCCCGCCGGTTCGGCAAGATCGACGTCGCCGAGCCCTCGGTCGAGGACGCGGTCGCCATCCTCGAAGGCGTCGCGGACCGCTATGCGGACCATCACCAGGTGATCTACAGCGGCGACGCGATCCGCGCCGCGGTCGAGCTGTCGGCCCGCTACATCACCGACCGGCACCTGCCGGACAAGGCGATCGACGTCCTGGACGAGGCCGGCGCCATGGCCCGGCTCGACGCCGGCCGGGCCTGGCCGCGGCGGATCGAGGCGCCCGACATCGAGGCGGTCGTCGCCCGCATCGCCAACATGCCGGTCCGCCGCGCCGGCCGGGACGAGCGCGCGGCGCTGCGCGGCCTGGAGGCCGACCTGAAGGCGGCGGTGTTCGGGCAGGATGCCGCGATCCAGGCGGTCGCGTCGGCGGTCAAGGTCGCCCGGTCCGGCCTGCGCGACCCGGAGAAGCCGATGGGCTCCTACCTGTTCGCCGGCCCGACCGGCGTCGGCAAGACCGAGATCGCGCGCCGGCTCGCCGAGACGCTGGGCGTCCCGCTGCTGCGCTTCGACATGTCTGAATACATGGAGCGGCACACCGTCAGCCGCCTGATCGGGGCGCCGCCGGGCTATGTCGGCTTCGACCAGGAGGGGCTGCTGACCTCGGCGGTGTCCAAGGCGCCCCATGCCGTCCTGCTGCTGGACGAGATCGAGAAGGCCCATCCGGACCTGTTCGCGCTGCTGCTCCAGGTCATGGACGCCGGCCGGCTGACCGACAGCTCCGGCCGGACCGTCGATTTCCGCCACGTCGTCCTGATCATGACCACCAACGCCGGCGCCGCCGAGATGGTCCGCCCGGCCATGGGCTTCGGCATGCAGGCCGTCTCCGGTCCCGATGCCGACGCCGCGGTGGCCGCGGTCAACCGCCTGTTCTCGCCGGAATTCCGCAACCGGCTGGACGCCACGGTGCAGTTCCGGCCGCTGGAGCCGGCCACCGTCCGCCTGATCGCGCGGTCGCACCTGGACCGGCTCGCGGAACAGCTCGCCGACCGCAACATCGCGCTCGACGCCAGCCCCGAGGCCCTGGACTGGCTGGCCGCGCGGGGCTTCGATGCGGCGCTGGGCGCCCGTCCGCTGGCGCGCCTGGTCGAGCGCGCGGTCAAGCTGCCGCTCGCCGAGCACCTCCTGTTCGGGGATCTCGACGGCGGGGGCCGGATCAGGCTCGCGGTGGTCGATGGCAAACTTGACCTCTCGGTGGACCGGACCCATGTCAGGTCGTCGAAATACGAACCGGCATGA
- the shc gene encoding squalene--hopene cyclase — MLLPRTGVGPEGLGSQAYPADGAVDPAIDVTEAVAAAEAAFGRLQQPDGHWVFPLEADATIPAEHILLQHFLDEIDPEVEAGLATFIRRRQGEDGGWPLFHGGAMDVSCSVKAYFALKAAGDPPDAPHMRRARDAILAHGGAARCNVFTRILLALFGQIPWRGVPAMPVEILNLPAWSPIHISRISYWSRTVVVPLLVVMAHKPRARNPRGVGIAELFTVPADRVADWHSAPDDTALARLFRGLDAFLLLIEPRLPKTGRRTAIQRAVSFVTERLNGEDGLGAIFPAMVNAILMYDCLGYPVDHPDAATARRAMDKLLLRRGDEILCQPCLSPVWDTSLACHALAEAGGPAARAMALRAARWLADRQVLDCQGDWSWRRPGVRPGGWPFQYANPHYPDTDDTAVVVMALDRCEAELFTTAIDRGREWIEGLQSTNGGWGAFDADNNSHYLNYIPFADHGALLDPPTVDVTARCIGMLAQLGLDRDHPAVATGIDFIRREQEPNGSWFGRWGTNYIYGTWSALCGLNAAGVRADDPTVRRAAEWLASRQNPDGGWGEGGVSYWPDRIAEDRCASTASQTAWALLGLMAAGEVRGAAVARGVRYLLDTRNAEGLWDEEDFTAVGFPRVFYLRYHGYAAIFPLWALARYRGLIEERRTTVPWGV, encoded by the coding sequence ATGCTTCTCCCGCGGACGGGCGTTGGTCCCGAAGGCCTTGGTTCCCAAGCATATCCGGCCGACGGGGCAGTTGATCCAGCCATCGACGTGACCGAGGCGGTGGCTGCGGCGGAAGCGGCCTTCGGGCGGCTCCAGCAGCCCGACGGGCATTGGGTCTTCCCGCTCGAGGCGGACGCCACCATCCCGGCGGAGCACATCCTGCTCCAGCACTTCCTGGACGAGATCGACCCGGAGGTGGAGGCCGGCCTCGCGACCTTCATCCGGCGCCGGCAGGGCGAGGACGGCGGATGGCCGCTGTTCCACGGCGGTGCCATGGACGTGAGCTGTTCGGTGAAAGCCTATTTCGCGCTGAAGGCGGCCGGCGATCCGCCCGACGCGCCGCACATGAGGCGGGCGCGCGACGCGATCCTGGCCCACGGCGGTGCGGCCCGCTGCAACGTCTTCACCCGCATCCTGCTGGCGCTGTTCGGCCAGATCCCGTGGCGCGGGGTGCCGGCCATGCCAGTCGAGATCCTGAACCTGCCGGCCTGGTCGCCGATCCACATCTCCCGGATCTCCTACTGGTCGCGGACCGTGGTCGTGCCGCTGCTGGTCGTGATGGCGCACAAGCCGAGGGCGCGCAACCCGCGCGGCGTCGGCATCGCCGAGCTGTTCACCGTGCCGGCCGACCGGGTCGCCGACTGGCACTCCGCCCCCGACGACACGGCGCTGGCCCGGCTGTTCCGAGGGCTGGACGCCTTCCTGCTGCTGATCGAGCCGCGCCTGCCGAAGACCGGCCGGCGGACCGCGATCCAGCGCGCCGTGAGCTTCGTGACGGAGCGGCTGAACGGCGAGGACGGGCTGGGCGCGATCTTCCCGGCGATGGTCAACGCGATCCTGATGTATGACTGCCTGGGCTATCCCGTCGACCATCCCGACGCGGCGACCGCCCGCCGGGCCATGGACAAGCTGCTGCTGCGCCGGGGCGACGAGATCCTGTGCCAGCCCTGCCTGTCCCCGGTGTGGGACACCTCGCTGGCCTGCCACGCCCTGGCCGAGGCCGGCGGTCCGGCGGCCCGGGCGATGGCCCTGCGGGCGGCCCGCTGGCTGGCCGACCGCCAGGTGCTGGACTGCCAGGGCGACTGGAGCTGGCGCCGGCCGGGGGTGCGGCCGGGCGGCTGGCCGTTCCAGTACGCCAACCCCCACTATCCCGACACCGACGACACCGCCGTGGTCGTGATGGCGCTGGACCGCTGCGAGGCGGAGCTGTTCACCACGGCGATCGACCGCGGGCGCGAGTGGATCGAGGGGCTTCAGAGCACCAACGGCGGCTGGGGCGCGTTCGACGCCGACAACAACAGCCATTACCTGAACTATATCCCCTTCGCCGACCACGGCGCCCTGCTCGACCCGCCAACGGTGGACGTGACGGCGCGCTGCATCGGGATGCTGGCCCAGCTCGGGCTCGACCGGGACCACCCGGCCGTCGCGACCGGGATCGACTTCATCCGGCGGGAGCAGGAACCGAACGGCTCCTGGTTCGGCCGCTGGGGCACCAACTATATCTACGGCACCTGGTCGGCCCTGTGCGGCCTGAACGCCGCCGGTGTCCGGGCGGACGACCCGACGGTTCGGCGCGCGGCGGAATGGCTGGCGTCGCGCCAGAACCCGGACGGCGGCTGGGGCGAAGGCGGCGTCTCCTACTGGCCCGACCGCATCGCCGAAGACCGGTGCGCGAGCACGGCGTCGCAGACGGCCTGGGCGCTGCTCGGCCTGATGGCGGCGGGCGAGGTGCGCGGCGCGGCGGTGGCGCGGGGGGTCCGCTACCTGCTCGACACCCGCAACGCCGAGGGGCTGTGGGACGAGGAGGACTTCACGGCGGTCGGTTTCCCGCGGGTCTTCTACCTGCGCTATCATGGCTATGCCGCGATCTTCCCGCTGTGGGCGCTGGCCCGCTACCGCGGCCTGATCGAGGAACGCCGCACGACGGTGCCCTGGGGGGTGTGA
- a CDS encoding terminase small subunit has protein sequence MLDHQSPAQAASAPPVIVLTPRQEAFCQAMACNVGGAEAARRAGYSPKGAKQRAAVLMGQPEIRVRIDQLRTDRRAVHKSALDRAAELVETIAGEALERKSLGLALRAVELGLKLRGVIQDKRIPHHYLGGDRPHPDADLENLDCPPEDADYPVAAQPPASEAAKPAGKPAVPPAAKRNSDLSARKTVTSPKTAALFGSTSLSAPVPPLRVPAVA, from the coding sequence ATGCTCGACCACCAGTCCCCCGCGCAAGCCGCCTCCGCCCCGCCCGTGATCGTCCTGACCCCGCGCCAGGAAGCCTTCTGCCAGGCCATGGCCTGCAACGTCGGCGGGGCGGAGGCGGCGCGGCGGGCGGGGTACTCGCCCAAGGGGGCCAAGCAGCGCGCCGCCGTGCTGATGGGTCAGCCGGAAATCCGCGTCCGCATCGACCAGCTCCGCACCGACCGGCGGGCCGTCCACAAGTCCGCCCTGGACCGCGCCGCCGAACTGGTGGAGACCATCGCGGGGGAGGCGCTGGAGCGCAAGAGCCTCGGGCTGGCGCTGCGCGCGGTGGAGCTTGGCCTGAAGCTCCGCGGCGTGATCCAGGACAAGCGCATCCCGCACCATTACCTGGGCGGCGACAGGCCGCACCCCGACGCCGACCTGGAGAACCTGGACTGTCCCCCGGAGGATGCCGATTACCCCGTGGCCGCGCAGCCGCCCGCGTCGGAGGCGGCGAAACCCGCCGGCAAGCCCGCCGTCCCGCCGGCCGCCAAGCGGAATAGTGACCTTTCGGCCCGAAAAACAGTGACCTCCCCCAAGACGGCGGCCCTGTTCGGCTCCACCTCCCTGTCGGCGCCGGTGCCGCCCCTCCGGGTACCGGCCGTCGCCTGA
- the hpnH gene encoding adenosyl-hopene transferase HpnH: MAVPLLQTAMVGAYVVGRHLRGVKRYPLVLMLEPLFRCNLACAGCGKIDYPDPLLNRRLSVEDCLEAARECGAPVVSIAGGEPLLHAEIDRIVDGLIAQRRFVYLCTNALLMEKRLDRFKPGPFFTWSVHLDGSRAEHDASVCQAGVYDRAVAAIREAKKRGFRVNINCTLFEGADPARVAAFFDEAMEAGIDGITVSPGYAYERAPDQAHFLTRRRTKQLFRDIFRAGRGRRWAFNQSSLFLDFLAGNQTYRCSPWGNPTRNIFGWQRPCYLLGEGYAGTWRELMDETDWDAYGTGNYEKCADCMVHSGYEATAVADSVRNPLKAFRVACHGVRTDGGMAPEIPLDRQRPAEYVFSRHVEKALEEAGPKR; the protein is encoded by the coding sequence ATGGCCGTCCCGTTGCTCCAAACCGCCATGGTCGGCGCCTATGTCGTCGGCCGCCACCTGCGCGGCGTCAAGCGGTACCCACTGGTGCTGATGCTGGAGCCGCTGTTCCGCTGCAACCTCGCCTGCGCCGGCTGCGGCAAGATCGATTACCCCGACCCGCTGCTGAACCGCCGCCTCAGCGTGGAAGACTGCTTGGAGGCGGCGCGCGAGTGCGGCGCGCCGGTCGTCTCGATCGCCGGCGGCGAGCCGCTGCTCCACGCCGAGATCGACCGGATCGTGGACGGGCTGATCGCCCAGCGGCGCTTCGTCTATCTCTGCACCAACGCGCTGCTGATGGAAAAGCGGCTGGACCGCTTCAAGCCCGGCCCCTTCTTCACCTGGTCGGTCCATCTCGACGGCAGCCGGGCCGAGCACGACGCCTCGGTCTGCCAGGCCGGCGTCTACGACCGCGCCGTCGCGGCGATCCGGGAGGCCAAGAAGCGCGGCTTCCGAGTCAACATCAACTGCACCCTGTTCGAAGGCGCCGACCCCGCCCGCGTCGCCGCCTTCTTCGACGAGGCCATGGAAGCCGGCATCGACGGCATCACGGTCTCGCCCGGATACGCCTACGAGCGAGCGCCCGACCAGGCCCATTTCCTGACCCGCCGCCGCACCAAGCAGCTCTTCCGCGACATCTTCCGGGCGGGGCGGGGCCGGCGCTGGGCGTTCAACCAGTCGTCCCTGTTCCTGGACTTCCTGGCCGGCAACCAGACCTACCGGTGCAGCCCCTGGGGCAATCCGACCCGCAACATCTTCGGCTGGCAGCGCCCCTGCTACCTGCTCGGGGAAGGCTACGCCGGGACCTGGCGCGAGCTGATGGATGAAACCGACTGGGACGCCTACGGCACCGGCAACTACGAGAAATGCGCCGACTGCATGGTCCACAGCGGCTACGAGGCGACCGCCGTCGCCGATTCCGTCCGCAACCCCCTGAAAGCCTTCCGCGTCGCCTGTCACGGCGTCCGCACCGACGGCGGCATGGCCCCGGAGATCCCCCTCGACCGCCAGCGCCCGGCCGAATACGTCTTCTCCCGCCACGTCGAGAAGGCGCTGGAGGAAGCCGGCCCGAAGCGCTGA
- the ispH gene encoding 4-hydroxy-3-methylbut-2-enyl diphosphate reductase, producing the protein MQVILAQPRGFCAGVERAIEIVERALALYGPPVYVRHEIVHNGHVVERLRAKGVRFVDEVDEVPPGAVTIFSAHGVSTAVDEAARARGLRVIDATCPLVARVHLEGARYSRQGRDVVLIGHAGHAEVEGTLGRLDGPVHLVGSIEDIGRLRVSDPGRVAYITQTTLSIDDTRSIIEALKARFPAIVGPDTNDICYATQNRQRAVLGLAPLVDLVLVVGAANSSNSNRLREIARDAGVPAYLIDDASALDPAWLDGVSSVGVTAGASAPEDLVQEVLDALARRAKLRVRTLPGIEETLHFRLPVELEAAGTGPLPRHQSDLNRK; encoded by the coding sequence ATGCAGGTGATCCTGGCCCAACCCCGCGGTTTCTGCGCCGGCGTCGAGCGGGCGATCGAGATCGTGGAACGGGCGCTGGCGCTCTACGGCCCTCCCGTCTATGTCCGGCACGAGATCGTCCACAACGGCCACGTGGTCGAGCGCCTGCGGGCCAAGGGCGTGCGGTTCGTGGACGAGGTGGACGAGGTGCCGCCCGGCGCGGTCACGATCTTCAGCGCCCACGGCGTCTCGACCGCGGTGGACGAGGCGGCGCGGGCGCGCGGCCTGCGCGTGATCGACGCGACCTGCCCGCTGGTCGCCCGCGTCCACCTGGAAGGGGCGCGTTATTCCCGCCAGGGCCGCGACGTCGTGCTGATCGGCCATGCCGGGCATGCGGAGGTCGAGGGAACCCTGGGCCGGCTGGACGGGCCGGTCCATCTCGTCGGCTCGATCGAGGATATAGGCCGGCTCCGGGTCTCCGATCCCGGCCGGGTCGCCTACATCACCCAGACCACGCTCAGCATCGACGACACCCGGAGCATCATCGAGGCGCTCAAGGCCCGCTTCCCCGCCATCGTCGGCCCCGACACCAACGACATCTGCTACGCCACCCAGAACCGCCAGCGCGCCGTGCTGGGCCTCGCGCCGCTGGTCGACCTGGTGCTGGTGGTCGGGGCGGCGAACAGCTCCAACTCCAACCGGCTGCGCGAGATCGCGCGCGATGCCGGCGTCCCCGCCTACCTGATCGACGACGCCTCGGCGCTCGACCCGGCCTGGCTCGACGGGGTATCCTCGGTCGGCGTCACGGCGGGCGCCTCGGCGCCGGAGGACCTGGTCCAGGAGGTCTTGGACGCCCTGGCGCGGCGAGCCAAGCTGCGGGTCCGGACGCTGCCCGGCATCGAGGAAACCCTGCATTTCCGCCTGCCCGTCGAGCTGGAGGCGGCCGGCACCGGCCCGCTCCCCCGGCACCAATCCGACTTGAACAGGAAGTGA
- a CDS encoding flavin monoamine oxidase family protein, which produces MPFSEVDVVVVGAGAAGLAAARELARRGISAVVTEARGRTGGRAHTVLTAGGHPADLGCGWLHSADRNPWCGIAEGLGLEIDRNPPDWGQGSVGRRLGREAMTDWAEAMERYWELIDRVGDGGPAGGPGGGPDRSVAELLPAGDRWLPRFAAVIGYISGAEPGDLSAVDLVRYADTGVNWRVASGYGTLVARAGAGVLVSLDTPVTSIDMTGPRIVLTTPKGELCGRAVILTVPTPLLDGEAIRFTPPLPPEKTEAARALPMGHVAKLFLEVAEEGGRPWDLEPDTQVPGALDRARTGLYHLEPLGRPLVEGYYGGALALDLERAGPGALEDFALGELCGLFGSAVRGRLKPVAASGWAADPWSRGAYSYAVPGGADRRADLARPIDGRLFFAGEACSRDSYSTAHGAYLTGIEAAAAVAAVIRPDGSRP; this is translated from the coding sequence ATGCCGTTCAGCGAAGTGGATGTGGTCGTGGTCGGTGCCGGGGCGGCCGGTCTGGCGGCGGCCCGCGAGCTGGCCCGCCGGGGCATCTCGGCGGTCGTGACCGAGGCGCGCGGCCGGACGGGAGGCCGCGCCCACACCGTGCTGACCGCCGGCGGGCACCCCGCCGACCTGGGCTGCGGCTGGCTTCACTCCGCCGACCGCAATCCCTGGTGCGGGATCGCCGAGGGGCTGGGGCTGGAGATCGACCGGAACCCGCCGGACTGGGGACAGGGCTCCGTCGGGCGCCGCCTGGGCCGGGAGGCCATGACCGACTGGGCGGAGGCGATGGAGCGGTACTGGGAGCTGATCGACCGGGTCGGCGACGGCGGACCGGCTGGCGGGCCTGGTGGCGGACCGGACCGCAGCGTCGCCGAGCTGCTGCCGGCCGGGGACCGCTGGCTGCCGCGCTTCGCGGCGGTCATCGGCTACATCTCCGGCGCCGAGCCCGGCGACCTGTCGGCGGTGGACCTGGTGCGCTACGCCGACACCGGCGTCAACTGGCGGGTGGCGTCGGGCTACGGAACGCTGGTGGCGCGGGCCGGCGCGGGGGTCCTTGTCTCGCTCGACACGCCGGTGACGTCGATAGACATGACCGGGCCGCGGATCGTGCTGACCACGCCGAAGGGCGAGCTGTGCGGGCGGGCCGTGATCCTGACCGTTCCGACGCCGCTGCTGGACGGCGAGGCGATCCGCTTCACGCCGCCGCTGCCGCCGGAGAAGACCGAGGCGGCCCGCGCCTTGCCCATGGGCCATGTGGCGAAGCTGTTCCTGGAGGTCGCCGAGGAGGGCGGCCGGCCCTGGGACCTGGAGCCCGACACGCAGGTCCCCGGCGCCCTGGACCGCGCGCGGACCGGGCTGTACCACCTGGAACCGCTCGGCCGGCCGCTGGTCGAGGGATATTACGGCGGCGCCCTGGCGCTGGACCTGGAGCGCGCCGGGCCCGGGGCCCTGGAGGATTTCGCGCTCGGCGAGCTGTGCGGGCTGTTCGGTTCGGCGGTCCGCGGCCGGCTGAAGCCGGTGGCGGCCTCGGGCTGGGCGGCCGACCCGTGGTCGCGCGGGGCCTATTCCTACGCGGTGCCGGGCGGCGCCGACCGCCGCGCCGACTTGGCGCGGCCGATCGACGGGCGGCTGTTCTTCGCCGGGGAGGCCTGTTCCCGGGACTCCTACTCCACCGCGCACGGGGCCTACCTGACCGGCATCGAGGCCGCGGCGGCGGTGGCGGCCGTCATCCGGCCGGACGGATCACGCCCTTGA
- a CDS encoding RbsD/FucU family protein, producing MLKTIDPLLNGALLQILADMGHGDELAIVDANYPAAANARRLVRLDGIDATAALEAVLSLLPLDDFVEAPAAVMTPGTEWPPILDEFQALADAAEGRAIEILGMDRFAFYERARGAYAVIATGERRLYGNIILVKGVIRPAG from the coding sequence ATGCTGAAGACGATCGATCCGCTGCTCAACGGAGCGCTGCTCCAGATCCTCGCCGATATGGGGCACGGCGACGAACTCGCCATCGTCGACGCCAACTATCCCGCGGCGGCCAACGCCAGGCGGCTGGTCCGGCTGGACGGCATCGACGCCACCGCGGCCCTCGAGGCGGTGCTGTCGCTGCTGCCGCTCGACGATTTCGTCGAGGCGCCGGCCGCGGTCATGACCCCGGGAACGGAGTGGCCGCCGATCCTGGACGAGTTCCAGGCGCTGGCCGACGCGGCGGAGGGCCGTGCGATCGAGATCCTCGGCATGGACCGCTTCGCCTTCTACGAGCGGGCGCGCGGCGCCTACGCCGTGATCGCCACCGGCGAGCGCCGCCTCTATGGCAACATCATCCTGGTCAAGGGCGTGATCCGTCCGGCCGGATGA
- a CDS encoding aldo/keto reductase codes for MELETRKLGRTDVSLTVFGFGGTSLGNMYRAIDDEAALAALDASFAAGVRYVDTAPLYGHGLSEHRVGGWLRRVRGENVVLSTKVGWRLFPARGEPTEAGLFMDVPPFRRGIDYSYDGVMRSFEDSLQRLGTDRVDIVFIHDADRRNQGDAFEQRFKEAMEGAYPALLKLREQGIVKAIGAGLNEWEACQRFAEAGDFDCFLLAGRYTLLDQESLDSFMPLCEKRGIGIVLGGPYNSGILATGPVEGAHYDYAPASPEILEKTRRIEEVCRRHGVPLKAAALQFPLGHPAVASVIPGMGSPARIKENMDLLAHKIPSDLWAELRSDGLIRQDAPLP; via the coding sequence ATGGAACTGGAAACGCGCAAGCTCGGCCGCACGGACGTATCGCTGACGGTGTTCGGGTTCGGCGGGACCTCGCTCGGCAACATGTACCGGGCGATCGACGACGAGGCGGCGCTGGCCGCCCTGGACGCCAGCTTCGCGGCGGGCGTCCGCTACGTGGACACGGCGCCGCTGTACGGCCACGGCCTGAGCGAGCACCGCGTCGGCGGCTGGCTGCGCCGGGTCCGCGGCGAGAACGTCGTGCTCTCCACCAAGGTCGGCTGGCGCCTGTTCCCGGCGCGCGGGGAACCGACCGAGGCGGGGCTGTTCATGGACGTGCCGCCGTTCCGCCGGGGCATCGACTACAGCTACGACGGGGTGATGCGGTCGTTCGAGGACAGCCTGCAACGGCTCGGCACCGACCGGGTCGACATCGTCTTCATCCACGACGCCGACCGGCGCAACCAGGGCGACGCGTTCGAGCAGCGCTTCAAGGAGGCGATGGAGGGCGCCTACCCCGCCCTGCTGAAGCTGCGCGAGCAGGGGATCGTCAAGGCGATCGGGGCCGGGCTGAACGAGTGGGAGGCCTGCCAGCGCTTCGCCGAGGCCGGCGACTTCGACTGCTTCCTGCTGGCCGGCCGCTACACCCTGCTGGACCAGGAGAGCCTGGACAGCTTCATGCCGCTCTGCGAGAAGCGCGGCATCGGGATCGTGCTGGGCGGGCCGTACAATTCCGGCATCCTGGCGACCGGGCCGGTGGAGGGCGCCCACTACGACTATGCCCCGGCGTCGCCGGAGATCCTGGAGAAGACCCGGCGGATCGAGGAGGTCTGCCGGCGCCACGGGGTTCCGCTGAAGGCGGCGGCGCTCCAGTTCCCGCTGGGGCATCCGGCGGTGGCGTCGGTCATTCCCGGCATGGGCAGCCCGGCGCGGATCAAGGAGAACATGGACCTGCTCGCCCATAAAATTCCGTCCGACCTGTGGGCGGAATTGCGGTCTGACGGGTTGATCCGTCAGGACGCCCCGCTCCCCTGA